A region from the Neurospora crassa OR74A linkage group V, whole genome shotgun sequence genome encodes:
- the dap-1 gene encoding dim2-associated protein 1, variant 1, which translates to MGVETKKKSSERPLPVPSATESSMMSPTQSELGAEDKSSYSLPEDGTPVTIKTHNRGKSQTSLLIEYFEGGKGAPSGDGRKPSVRVRLTPSHKSNRKSSGSSRGRIEITEAKSTRRSSQSRRADRHSQSALARSENELMSVLNGADEDNNSYASATEESSVSRNIEIEIGERSERSANRRARRPASPLIPSADSKNSYNTSDISAIPSDSFLDEPYVSRKNSDVKSPGSRSMSPSRGGDALAGAAAGITAAAVTDKLRTKSRDESRNREYERGEREKVSVTKTRGDKEKSGSNNRLHKSTKSRTSSLSKEERSSKRSESPRRRSKQSDSMVSGADSSMLSTAAPSQRSVGAESMRSGQSKASSINNPKLLETVEDAIRRLILPELNALKREQSLRQDRKAASTTSSATTASRDEGSDRRRTSRADRNSGTTPTPKEPIKIEKRDREARNAFDESPAQSALSQDTRSDVHDIDHSPTGSADRLKTAAAGAAAAHDSLKSPGENRSRRRRRELRNSAGNEYEDYNDDDASSDFLAPAPPMPLLSDLNPSDVTRASILSADTDGPHSASEEIAPKQDQNGQYHTEDSTPTPTRTPITLLSLGTQHANISHGDLKQLPRQRGAENQGNDYHSGAPSVDSYDDLDDYDDHEREYGNSPYDYYNTQEVPPPLKYVPYQPEKRGLSPIPSVSGYTEGSEAPNRDSRAFGGSVSSGSRTPENMSVASLRTAGMDRSNVSGMTNSEVDGNGHAVRAVGANPNYVHTSGVDSNHASFVEGSVVDSLRFSGVNQQPYRNSMATNGSQEADRPDTAGNDSQASYDYQEYDVDEYGRKVPRQRHYTTASEAAITSAAVGAAAAALRQQGKQENQDTSEWQGEGIQRNQSFKERAQNGSGPALQPKHSVDRMSDVSVPIKLGFSGLPDISSPLPDFEHWNEDDLLTNPSLLNGEEGGEWEGDATPKQRPQSSVDDFNYRPLDGTHDALQKGLNLSGNQQSGQEQDEWYRTDEDRKRDTLVTNPYEDASPIANLAGLGDSLLSPGGRDNYDNATRSPVGQKVDEGYISQGPNKTPDTSMDKGKGLAYGAPLNLGGAKNQNPMDFFGSGSRQVSGMSDGMESQMYDPATGTGLDKIESKDIMALMQHLMVRDAQRSARDTEILVTLVRAATEMRNNFEDLKRLLADTEDVIITEVKENTEKTVQRAINGPRPYPGSAPRSLHSNSQAGTTTTMDEMSNKKQKNIFRRALMKGLGHKGPNDLGRIEDMLMQLLTQVDVLKSQTVPGAGSAPMSHQDERSYENMQSQGQYEQDRGYEPEGHAGTSTNSASQSGQLSIQSRGTSGQQNFGRKVSGHRISTVPEDNEDEYDNESIRFGGPEVLMTPAQEQRSGSLQATPRGSPPTASGALQMSPGYENTRSPAYENPQSPAYEKTRSPDYQQQYESTRSPDYQNAAKQNEDQKKKGRSSWFKSRWSESTTTTNITQLFRRSGQSRKDEEDEQQWSPIRPAEQPTMPTYRNNTVSSRADSVATSDYSDMFQFSNPHPKPKPNNNNNPYSQGRGPSHDVHEDPESPVLAYNSMQPPQPNWVTMTPEEAKYKAHRNSLNLVHPQPRQGQTERFKQALESQALGFTGGNSPMLSPKSEDWAGSATSLNRLPRNLNRDSFDSQGNEANPNWQQIYGSSSPAPASLNATSGGPPRPPKEPIDGSTGSGPNSPSQARRLENKNLSGATGQVSRRPSGPRPMTPSNDREGRGSGGNLSEGSRRTGSLLRD; encoded by the exons ATGGGTGTCGAAACCAAAAAGAAGTCGTCCGAGCGACCACTACCCGTGCCCAGCGCAACCGAATCGTCGATGATGAGCCCGACCCAGAGCGAGCTGGGAGCCGAGGACAAGTCATCCTACTCGCTGCCTGAGGATGGCACCCCGGTCACCATCAAGACACACAATCGAGGCAAATCGCAGACCTCGCTCTTGATCGAGTATttcgaaggaggaaaaggagccCCATCTGGAGACGGGCGCAAACCCAGCGTACGTGTTCGCCTCACGCCAAGCCACAAGTCCAATCGCAAAAGCAGCGGTTCCAGTCGAGGTCGCATTGAAATAACAGAAGCAAAGTCAACGAGGAGATCGAGCCAGAGCCGCCGCGCCGATCGCCATTCCCAAAGCGCCCTTGCCCGTAGCGAAAATGAGTTGATGTCCGTCTTGAACGGGGCCGACGAAGACAACAATTCGTACGCCTCTGCCACTGAGGAGAGTAGCGTTAGTCGCAATATCGAGATCGAAATCGGCGAACGAAGCGAACGTAGCGCCAACCGACGCGCCCGCCGCCCTGCCAGCCCTTTGATCCCATCTGCTGATAGCAAAAATAGCTACAACACGAGCGACATCTCGGCCATCCCGAGCGACAGTTTCCTTGACGAGCCTTACGTATCCCGCAAGAACTCGGATGTCAAGAGCCCTGGCTCCAGGAGCATGAGCCCCTCGCGCGGCGGGGATGCCCTTGCtggcgctgctgctggtatTACAGCTGCTGCAGTTACTGACAAGCTCCGTACCAAGAGCCGAGATGAGAGCAGGAATCGAGAGTACGAGCGCGGAGAGCGCGAAAAGGTATCGGTGACCAAGACGCGCGGCGATAAAGAGAAGAGCGGCAGTAATAACCGCCTCCACAAGTCGACCAAGAGCAGGACCAGTAGTCTCAGCAAAGAGGAAAGGAGTTCGAAGCGCTCAGAGTCCCCACGCAGGAGATCCAAGCAATCCGATTCCATGGTATCGGGAGCGGATTCAAGCATGCTTTCGACTGCAGCTCCCAGCCAACGCTCCGTGGGTGCCGAGTCAATGCGCTCAGGTCAGTCAAAggcctcctccatcaacaaTCCCAAGCTCCTGGAGACAGTAGAGGATGCCATTCGTCGCCTTATCCTTCCAGAACTCAATGCCTTGAAGAGAGAGCAGAGCTTGCGTCAGGATCGTAAGGCAGCCTCGACGACGTCAAGTGCGACAACGGCTTCTAGGGATGAGGGCAGTGATAGGCGCCGGACGTCTAGAGCTGACCGAAATTCGGGCACCACTCCCACACCCAAGGAGCCCATCAAGATTGAGAAGCGAGACAGAGAAGCCCGCAATGCCTTTGATGAGAGTCCGGCACAAAGTGCCCTCAGCCAAGACACGAGAAGCGATGTGCATGATATTGACCACAGCCCCACTGGAAGCGCTGACCGTCTAaagactgctgctgccggtgcGGCTGCTGCCCACGACAGCCTCAAATCTCCTGGAGAGAACCGCAGTAGGAGGCGAAGACGTGAGTTGCGGAATTCTGCTGGCAATGAGTATGAGGATtataatgatgatgatgcctcCTCCGACTTCCTCGCACCTGCTCCCCCTATGCCGTTATTGAGCGACCTCAACCCATCGGACGTCACCCGAGCCTCTATCTTATCTGCCGACACGGATGGTCCTCACTCGGCTAGCGAGGAGATTGCACCGAAGCAAGACCAGAATGGCCAGTACCACACCGAGGATTCCACTCCGACACCCACCCGGACCCCCATTACTCTACTGTCATTGGGTACTCAGCATGCCAATATTTCCCATGGAGACCTGAAACAGCTGCCACGTCAACGGGGTGCCGAGAACCAGGGCAACGACTACCACAGTGGCGCACCTTCTGTTGATTCCTATGATGATCTGGACGATTACGATGATCACGAGCGCGAATACGGGAATAGCCCATACGACTACTACAACACGCAAGAGGTGCCGCCTCCACTCAAGTATGTTCCTTACCAGCCTGAGAAGCGCGGTCTGAGTCCTATTCCCAGCGTCTCCGGATACACTGAAGGCAGTGAGGCGCCGAACCGTGATTCTCGCGCGTTCGGTGGCTCGGTATCAAGCGGCTCCCGTACTCCTGAAAACATGTCCGTAGCCAGCTTGCGGACGGCGGGCATGGATCGGAGCAACGTGAGCGGAATGACCAACAGCGAGGTTGACGGTAATGGTCACGCTGTCCGTGCCGTTGGAGCCAACCCGAACTACGTCCACACCTCTGGTGTCGATTCCAACCATGCTTCGTTCGTTGAGGGCTCCGTGGTAGATTCGCTTAGATTTAGCGGCGTCAATCAGCAGCCATACCGCAACTCGATGGCTACCAATGGAAGCCAAGAGGCTGACAGGCCAGACACGGCTGGCAATGATAGCCAGGCCTCATACGACTACCAAGAGTATGACGTCGACGAGTATGGAAGGAAGGTCCCAAGACAGCGTCATTATACCACCGCCTCAGAGGCTGCTATTACCAGCGCTGCGGttggtgccgccgccgccgccctcagACAGCAGGGTAAGCAAGAGAACCAGGACACTTCGGAATGGCAAGGGGAGGGCATTCAGCGCAACCAGTCCTTCAAGGAGCGCGCCCAGAACGGATCTGGACCCGCACTGCAGCCAAAGCACAGTGTCGACAGGATGTCGGACGTCTCTGTGCCCATCAAGTTGGGCTTCAGTGGCTTGCCGGATATCAGCAGCCCGTTGCCAGACTTCGAGCACTGGAACGAGGATGATCTGCTCACTAACCCATCGTTGCTCAATGGAGAGGAAGGTGGTGAATGGGAGGGAGATGCTACCCCCAAGCAGCGCCCCCAGTCGTCCGTTGATGACTTCAACTACCGTCCTCTTGACGGCACTCATGATGCTCTGCAAAAGGGTCTCAATCTCAGCGGCAACCAGCAGTCCGGTCAGGAGCAGGATGAGTGGTACAGGACTGACGAGGATCGGAAGCGCGATACTTTGGTCACCAACCCCTACGAGGATGCCAGCCCCATTGCCAACCTTGCCGGTCTGGGAGAcagtcttctttctcctggCGGTCGCGATAACTACGACAATGCCACTCGTAGCCCTGTCGGTCAGAAGGTCGATGAGGGATACATCTCCCAGGGACCTAACAAGACCCCCGATACTTCGATggacaagggcaagggtCTCGCTTATGGCGCCCCTCTCAACCTTGGTGGTGCCAAGAATCAGAACCCCATGGACTTCTTCGGCTCCGGTTCACGACAAGTTAGTGGCATGTCGGACGGAATGGAGTCGCAGATGTATGATCCCGCCACTGGAACGGGACTTGACAAGATTGAGTCCAAGGATATCATGGCTTTGATGCAACAT TTGATGGTCCGCGATGCTCAGCGCAGTGCTCGCGATACCGAGATTTTGGTCACCCTTGTTCGCGCCGCCACGGAGATGCGTAACAACTTTGAAGACCTCAAGCGTCTCCTTGCTGATACCGAGGATGTTATTATCACCGAAGTCAAGGAGAACACGGAGAAGACAGTCCAGCGCGCCATCAACGGTCCTCGTCCTTATCCTGGAAGCGCCCCTCGCTCTCTTCACTCCAACTCGCAGGCGGGCACTACGACTACGATGGACGAGATGAGCaacaagaagcagaagaacaTCTTCCGCCGTGCTCTGATGAAGGGCTTGGGTCACAAGGGACCTAACGACCTTGGCAGGATCGAGGATATGCTGATGCAGCTCCTGACTCAAGTCGATGTGCTCAAGTCCCAGACTGTTCCTGGCGCTGGCTCTGCGCCCATGAGCCATCAGGATGAGCGTTCGTATGAGAACATGCAATCTCAGGGCCAATACGAGCAGGATCGTGGTTACGAGCCCGAGGGACATGCTGGAACTTCCACTAACAGTGCGTCTCAGTCCGGACAGCTGTCCATCCAGTCTCGGGGAACATCCGGCCAGCAAAACTTTGGCCGCAAGGTGTCCGGTCACAGGATAAGTACCGTGCCCGAGGACAACGAGGATGAGTACGACAATGAGAGCATTCGCTTTGGCGGGCCGGAGGTTTTGATGACCCCTGCGCAAGAACAGCGTTCTGGTTCGTTGCAAGCGACGCCTCGTGGGTCGCCGCCTACCGCTTCGGGCGCTCTTCAGATGTCGCCTGGTTACGAGAATACTCGGTCGCCTGCGTATGAGAACCCTCAGTCGCCCGCTTATGAGAAGACCAGGTCCCCTGATTACCAGCAGCAATACGAAAGTACCAGGTCGCCAGACTACCAGAATGCTGCTAAGCAGAACGAggaccagaagaagaagggaaggtcGAGCTGGTTCAAGTCCCGGTGGTCGGAGAGTACTACAACTACCAACATTACTCAACTCTTCCGCCGCAGCGGCCAGTCACGcaaggatgaggaagacgagcAGCAGTGGAGCCCGATCAGGCCGGCCGAGCAGCCTACGATGCCTACGTACCGCAACAACACGGTTTCGTCTCGCGCAGACTCGGTTGCCACCTCGGACTACTCGGATATGTTTCAGTTCTCCAACCCTcatcccaagcccaagcccaacaacaataacaacccCTACTCGCAGGGACGTGGGCCAAGCCACGACGTTCACGAGGACCCCGAGTCCCCCGTGCTTGCGTACAACTCGATGCAGCCACCGCAGCCTAACTGGGTGACGATGACGCCCGAGGAAGCCAAGTACAAGGCTCATCGCAACTCGCTCAACCTGGTGCACCCTCAGCCCCGGCAGGGCCAGACGGAGCGCTTCAAGCAAGCGCTTGAGTCTCAGGCGCTCGGCTTCACGGGTGGCAACTCGCCCATGCTGAGCCCCAAGTCGGAAGACTGGGCCGGATCCGCCACCAGCCTCAACCGGCTGCCTCGCAACCTGAACCGCGATAGTTTCGACTCTCAGGGTAACGAGGCCAACCCGAACTGGCAGCAGATCTACGGCTCTTCATCGCCGGCTCCGGCGAGCCTCAACGCGACCTCTGGCGGACCTCCCAGGCCGCCTAAAGAGCCCATTGATGGCAGCACTGGCAGCGGCCCCAACAGCCCGAGCCAGGCACGCAGGTTGGAGAACAAGAACCTGAGTGGAGCGACGGGCCAGGTATCGAGACGGCCTAGTGGGCCCCGGCCGATGACGCCCTCGAATGATAGGGAGGGCAGGGGAAGTGGAGGAAATCTGAGCGAGGGGAGCCGGAGGACTGGAAGCTTGTTGAGGGATTAG
- the dap-1 gene encoding dim2-associated protein 1, variant 2, protein MGVETKKKSSERPLPVPSATESSMMSPTQSELGAEDKSSYSLPEDGTPVTIKTHNRGKSQTSLLIEYFEGGKGAPSGDGRKPSSTRRSSQSRRADRHSQSALARSENELMSVLNGADEDNNSYASATEESSVSRNIEIEIGERSERSANRRARRPASPLIPSADSKNSYNTSDISAIPSDSFLDEPYVSRKNSDVKSPGSRSMSPSRGGDALAGAAAGITAAAVTDKLRTKSRDESRNREYERGEREKVSVTKTRGDKEKSGSNNRLHKSTKSRTSSLSKEERSSKRSESPRRRSKQSDSMVSGADSSMLSTAAPSQRSVGAESMRSGQSKASSINNPKLLETVEDAIRRLILPELNALKREQSLRQDRKAASTTSSATTASRDEGSDRRRTSRADRNSGTTPTPKEPIKIEKRDREARNAFDESPAQSALSQDTRSDVHDIDHSPTGSADRLKTAAAGAAAAHDSLKSPGENRSRRRRRELRNSAGNEYEDYNDDDASSDFLAPAPPMPLLSDLNPSDVTRASILSADTDGPHSASEEIAPKQDQNGQYHTEDSTPTPTRTPITLLSLGTQHANISHGDLKQLPRQRGAENQGNDYHSGAPSVDSYDDLDDYDDHEREYGNSPYDYYNTQEVPPPLKYVPYQPEKRGLSPIPSVSGYTEGSEAPNRDSRAFGGSVSSGSRTPENMSVASLRTAGMDRSNVSGMTNSEVDGNGHAVRAVGANPNYVHTSGVDSNHASFVEGSVVDSLRFSGVNQQPYRNSMATNGSQEADRPDTAGNDSQASYDYQEYDVDEYGRKVPRQRHYTTASEAAITSAAVGAAAAALRQQGKQENQDTSEWQGEGIQRNQSFKERAQNGSGPALQPKHSVDRMSDVSVPIKLGFSGLPDISSPLPDFEHWNEDDLLTNPSLLNGEEGGEWEGDATPKQRPQSSVDDFNYRPLDGTHDALQKGLNLSGNQQSGQEQDEWYRTDEDRKRDTLVTNPYEDASPIANLAGLGDSLLSPGGRDNYDNATRSPVGQKVDEGYISQGPNKTPDTSMDKGKGLAYGAPLNLGGAKNQNPMDFFGSGSRQVSGMSDGMESQMYDPATGTGLDKIESKDIMALMQHLMVRDAQRSARDTEILVTLVRAATEMRNNFEDLKRLLADTEDVIITEVKENTEKTVQRAINGPRPYPGSAPRSLHSNSQAGTTTTMDEMSNKKQKNIFRRALMKGLGHKGPNDLGRIEDMLMQLLTQVDVLKSQTVPGAGSAPMSHQDERSYENMQSQGQYEQDRGYEPEGHAGTSTNSASQSGQLSIQSRGTSGQQNFGRKVSGHRISTVPEDNEDEYDNESIRFGGPEVLMTPAQEQRSGSLQATPRGSPPTASGALQMSPGYENTRSPAYENPQSPAYEKTRSPDYQQQYESTRSPDYQNAAKQNEDQKKKGRSSWFKSRWSESTTTTNITQLFRRSGQSRKDEEDEQQWSPIRPAEQPTMPTYRNNTVSSRADSVATSDYSDMFQFSNPHPKPKPNNNNNPYSQGRGPSHDVHEDPESPVLAYNSMQPPQPNWVTMTPEEAKYKAHRNSLNLVHPQPRQGQTERFKQALESQALGFTGGNSPMLSPKSEDWAGSATSLNRLPRNLNRDSFDSQGNEANPNWQQIYGSSSPAPASLNATSGGPPRPPKEPIDGSTGSGPNSPSQARRLENKNLSGATGQVSRRPSGPRPMTPSNDREGRGSGGNLSEGSRRTGSLLRD, encoded by the exons ATGGGTGTCGAAACCAAAAAGAAGTCGTCCGAGCGACCACTACCCGTGCCCAGCGCAACCGAATCGTCGATGATGAGCCCGACCCAGAGCGAGCTGGGAGCCGAGGACAAGTCATCCTACTCGCTGCCTGAGGATGGCACCCCGGTCACCATCAAGACACACAATCGAGGCAAATCGCAGACCTCGCTCTTGATCGAGTATttcgaaggaggaaaaggagccCCATCTGGAGACGGGCGCAAACCCAGC TCAACGAGGAGATCGAGCCAGAGCCGCCGCGCCGATCGCCATTCCCAAAGCGCCCTTGCCCGTAGCGAAAATGAGTTGATGTCCGTCTTGAACGGGGCCGACGAAGACAACAATTCGTACGCCTCTGCCACTGAGGAGAGTAGCGTTAGTCGCAATATCGAGATCGAAATCGGCGAACGAAGCGAACGTAGCGCCAACCGACGCGCCCGCCGCCCTGCCAGCCCTTTGATCCCATCTGCTGATAGCAAAAATAGCTACAACACGAGCGACATCTCGGCCATCCCGAGCGACAGTTTCCTTGACGAGCCTTACGTATCCCGCAAGAACTCGGATGTCAAGAGCCCTGGCTCCAGGAGCATGAGCCCCTCGCGCGGCGGGGATGCCCTTGCtggcgctgctgctggtatTACAGCTGCTGCAGTTACTGACAAGCTCCGTACCAAGAGCCGAGATGAGAGCAGGAATCGAGAGTACGAGCGCGGAGAGCGCGAAAAGGTATCGGTGACCAAGACGCGCGGCGATAAAGAGAAGAGCGGCAGTAATAACCGCCTCCACAAGTCGACCAAGAGCAGGACCAGTAGTCTCAGCAAAGAGGAAAGGAGTTCGAAGCGCTCAGAGTCCCCACGCAGGAGATCCAAGCAATCCGATTCCATGGTATCGGGAGCGGATTCAAGCATGCTTTCGACTGCAGCTCCCAGCCAACGCTCCGTGGGTGCCGAGTCAATGCGCTCAGGTCAGTCAAAggcctcctccatcaacaaTCCCAAGCTCCTGGAGACAGTAGAGGATGCCATTCGTCGCCTTATCCTTCCAGAACTCAATGCCTTGAAGAGAGAGCAGAGCTTGCGTCAGGATCGTAAGGCAGCCTCGACGACGTCAAGTGCGACAACGGCTTCTAGGGATGAGGGCAGTGATAGGCGCCGGACGTCTAGAGCTGACCGAAATTCGGGCACCACTCCCACACCCAAGGAGCCCATCAAGATTGAGAAGCGAGACAGAGAAGCCCGCAATGCCTTTGATGAGAGTCCGGCACAAAGTGCCCTCAGCCAAGACACGAGAAGCGATGTGCATGATATTGACCACAGCCCCACTGGAAGCGCTGACCGTCTAaagactgctgctgccggtgcGGCTGCTGCCCACGACAGCCTCAAATCTCCTGGAGAGAACCGCAGTAGGAGGCGAAGACGTGAGTTGCGGAATTCTGCTGGCAATGAGTATGAGGATtataatgatgatgatgcctcCTCCGACTTCCTCGCACCTGCTCCCCCTATGCCGTTATTGAGCGACCTCAACCCATCGGACGTCACCCGAGCCTCTATCTTATCTGCCGACACGGATGGTCCTCACTCGGCTAGCGAGGAGATTGCACCGAAGCAAGACCAGAATGGCCAGTACCACACCGAGGATTCCACTCCGACACCCACCCGGACCCCCATTACTCTACTGTCATTGGGTACTCAGCATGCCAATATTTCCCATGGAGACCTGAAACAGCTGCCACGTCAACGGGGTGCCGAGAACCAGGGCAACGACTACCACAGTGGCGCACCTTCTGTTGATTCCTATGATGATCTGGACGATTACGATGATCACGAGCGCGAATACGGGAATAGCCCATACGACTACTACAACACGCAAGAGGTGCCGCCTCCACTCAAGTATGTTCCTTACCAGCCTGAGAAGCGCGGTCTGAGTCCTATTCCCAGCGTCTCCGGATACACTGAAGGCAGTGAGGCGCCGAACCGTGATTCTCGCGCGTTCGGTGGCTCGGTATCAAGCGGCTCCCGTACTCCTGAAAACATGTCCGTAGCCAGCTTGCGGACGGCGGGCATGGATCGGAGCAACGTGAGCGGAATGACCAACAGCGAGGTTGACGGTAATGGTCACGCTGTCCGTGCCGTTGGAGCCAACCCGAACTACGTCCACACCTCTGGTGTCGATTCCAACCATGCTTCGTTCGTTGAGGGCTCCGTGGTAGATTCGCTTAGATTTAGCGGCGTCAATCAGCAGCCATACCGCAACTCGATGGCTACCAATGGAAGCCAAGAGGCTGACAGGCCAGACACGGCTGGCAATGATAGCCAGGCCTCATACGACTACCAAGAGTATGACGTCGACGAGTATGGAAGGAAGGTCCCAAGACAGCGTCATTATACCACCGCCTCAGAGGCTGCTATTACCAGCGCTGCGGttggtgccgccgccgccgccctcagACAGCAGGGTAAGCAAGAGAACCAGGACACTTCGGAATGGCAAGGGGAGGGCATTCAGCGCAACCAGTCCTTCAAGGAGCGCGCCCAGAACGGATCTGGACCCGCACTGCAGCCAAAGCACAGTGTCGACAGGATGTCGGACGTCTCTGTGCCCATCAAGTTGGGCTTCAGTGGCTTGCCGGATATCAGCAGCCCGTTGCCAGACTTCGAGCACTGGAACGAGGATGATCTGCTCACTAACCCATCGTTGCTCAATGGAGAGGAAGGTGGTGAATGGGAGGGAGATGCTACCCCCAAGCAGCGCCCCCAGTCGTCCGTTGATGACTTCAACTACCGTCCTCTTGACGGCACTCATGATGCTCTGCAAAAGGGTCTCAATCTCAGCGGCAACCAGCAGTCCGGTCAGGAGCAGGATGAGTGGTACAGGACTGACGAGGATCGGAAGCGCGATACTTTGGTCACCAACCCCTACGAGGATGCCAGCCCCATTGCCAACCTTGCCGGTCTGGGAGAcagtcttctttctcctggCGGTCGCGATAACTACGACAATGCCACTCGTAGCCCTGTCGGTCAGAAGGTCGATGAGGGATACATCTCCCAGGGACCTAACAAGACCCCCGATACTTCGATggacaagggcaagggtCTCGCTTATGGCGCCCCTCTCAACCTTGGTGGTGCCAAGAATCAGAACCCCATGGACTTCTTCGGCTCCGGTTCACGACAAGTTAGTGGCATGTCGGACGGAATGGAGTCGCAGATGTATGATCCCGCCACTGGAACGGGACTTGACAAGATTGAGTCCAAGGATATCATGGCTTTGATGCAACAT TTGATGGTCCGCGATGCTCAGCGCAGTGCTCGCGATACCGAGATTTTGGTCACCCTTGTTCGCGCCGCCACGGAGATGCGTAACAACTTTGAAGACCTCAAGCGTCTCCTTGCTGATACCGAGGATGTTATTATCACCGAAGTCAAGGAGAACACGGAGAAGACAGTCCAGCGCGCCATCAACGGTCCTCGTCCTTATCCTGGAAGCGCCCCTCGCTCTCTTCACTCCAACTCGCAGGCGGGCACTACGACTACGATGGACGAGATGAGCaacaagaagcagaagaacaTCTTCCGCCGTGCTCTGATGAAGGGCTTGGGTCACAAGGGACCTAACGACCTTGGCAGGATCGAGGATATGCTGATGCAGCTCCTGACTCAAGTCGATGTGCTCAAGTCCCAGACTGTTCCTGGCGCTGGCTCTGCGCCCATGAGCCATCAGGATGAGCGTTCGTATGAGAACATGCAATCTCAGGGCCAATACGAGCAGGATCGTGGTTACGAGCCCGAGGGACATGCTGGAACTTCCACTAACAGTGCGTCTCAGTCCGGACAGCTGTCCATCCAGTCTCGGGGAACATCCGGCCAGCAAAACTTTGGCCGCAAGGTGTCCGGTCACAGGATAAGTACCGTGCCCGAGGACAACGAGGATGAGTACGACAATGAGAGCATTCGCTTTGGCGGGCCGGAGGTTTTGATGACCCCTGCGCAAGAACAGCGTTCTGGTTCGTTGCAAGCGACGCCTCGTGGGTCGCCGCCTACCGCTTCGGGCGCTCTTCAGATGTCGCCTGGTTACGAGAATACTCGGTCGCCTGCGTATGAGAACCCTCAGTCGCCCGCTTATGAGAAGACCAGGTCCCCTGATTACCAGCAGCAATACGAAAGTACCAGGTCGCCAGACTACCAGAATGCTGCTAAGCAGAACGAggaccagaagaagaagggaaggtcGAGCTGGTTCAAGTCCCGGTGGTCGGAGAGTACTACAACTACCAACATTACTCAACTCTTCCGCCGCAGCGGCCAGTCACGcaaggatgaggaagacgagcAGCAGTGGAGCCCGATCAGGCCGGCCGAGCAGCCTACGATGCCTACGTACCGCAACAACACGGTTTCGTCTCGCGCAGACTCGGTTGCCACCTCGGACTACTCGGATATGTTTCAGTTCTCCAACCCTcatcccaagcccaagcccaacaacaataacaacccCTACTCGCAGGGACGTGGGCCAAGCCACGACGTTCACGAGGACCCCGAGTCCCCCGTGCTTGCGTACAACTCGATGCAGCCACCGCAGCCTAACTGGGTGACGATGACGCCCGAGGAAGCCAAGTACAAGGCTCATCGCAACTCGCTCAACCTGGTGCACCCTCAGCCCCGGCAGGGCCAGACGGAGCGCTTCAAGCAAGCGCTTGAGTCTCAGGCGCTCGGCTTCACGGGTGGCAACTCGCCCATGCTGAGCCCCAAGTCGGAAGACTGGGCCGGATCCGCCACCAGCCTCAACCGGCTGCCTCGCAACCTGAACCGCGATAGTTTCGACTCTCAGGGTAACGAGGCCAACCCGAACTGGCAGCAGATCTACGGCTCTTCATCGCCGGCTCCGGCGAGCCTCAACGCGACCTCTGGCGGACCTCCCAGGCCGCCTAAAGAGCCCATTGATGGCAGCACTGGCAGCGGCCCCAACAGCCCGAGCCAGGCACGCAGGTTGGAGAACAAGAACCTGAGTGGAGCGACGGGCCAGGTATCGAGACGGCCTAGTGGGCCCCGGCCGATGACGCCCTCGAATGATAGGGAGGGCAGGGGAAGTGGAGGAAATCTGAGCGAGGGGAGCCGGAGGACTGGAAGCTTGTTGAGGGATTAG